From Aedes albopictus strain Foshan chromosome 1, AalbF5, whole genome shotgun sequence, one genomic window encodes:
- the LOC115253993 gene encoding small ribosomal subunit protein uS5m: MFRLVAANSESLIRGFSSLHIARKTSTTAAACLHQHGHRGVTGESSIGSGQRQLLQPSLPALQNSRGTSFFNKLPAQEIWKGIISVSNAGKKRGRGRGSGRITPKDLNKGQVIGFGKANIVWPGLSAPIIRGRELVQQQQLPEDKEREAKLKKIRDEMVNFKRMKLSPLERGWSGSKMPGRSIGPPDAIGEDQFEGFDTKCLELKTVVNMKGNLGRKRRVSAMAVTGNGNGLAGFGFGKAIDIKAALRQAKNRAGQKLMYFELCNGHTVFHDFHCAFGATKMFVERKPEGYGLKCHRAIKSVCEVLGIKDLRAKCEGSTNVQHVVKAFFVGLLQQKSHQQIAESKGLHVVEFRPENGNFPKVVASPTACRTEEDLEHNEILDYTQFCMDGKIQLKRKKFPPFYTKYRSYEIYMKKREYLRNQDKVRLRLLAETGEVRSYLTDKYPECKMGPVPKEE; this comes from the exons ATGTTCCGTCTGGTGGCAGCAAACAGCGAATCGTTAATTCGCGGCTTTTCGTCGCTTCACATTGCGAGAAAAACATCGACGACTGCAGCCGCATGCTTACACCAACATGGTCATCGTGGAGTGACAGGAGAGTCCTCGATCGGCAGTGGACAGCGTCAGCTGCTACAACCCAGTCTTCCGGCGttacagaattccaggggaaccaGCTTCTTCAATAAGT TGCCAGCACAGGAAATCTGGAAGGGTATCATTTCTGTCAGTAATGCCGGTAAGAAACGAGGCCGTGGCAGAGGTTCCGGACGGATTACTCCGAAAGATTTGAACAAGGGCCAAGTGATTGGATTCGGCAAGGCAAATATTGTGTGGCCAGGACTGTCGGCACCGATTATCCGGGGCCGCGAGTTGGTCCAGCAGCAGCAACTTCCGGAGGACAAAGAACGGGAGGCCAAACTGAAAAAGATCCGTGACGAGATGGTGAATTTCAAGCGAATGAAGTTGAGTCCCCTAGAGCGGGGTTGGTCGGGATCGAAAATGCCAGGTCGGAGTATTGGACCACCGGATGCGATCGGAGAGGATCAGTTTGAGGGATTCGATACGAAATGTTTGGAACTGAAAACGGTGGTTAACATGAAGGGTAACCTTGGCCGAAAGCGACGTGTGTCAGCGATGGCAGTGACTGGAAATGGCAACGGGTTGGCAGGCTTTGGATTCGGCAAGGCCATCGATATCAAGGCAGCTCTAAGGCAGGCCAAAAACCGTGCCGGGCAGAAATTGATGTATTTTGAGTTGTGCAACGGTCATACCGTTTTCCATGATTTCCACTGCGCCTTTGGAGCGACTAAAATGTTCGTGGAGCGTAAACCGGAAGGCTACGGTCTGAAGTGCCACCGTGCTATAAAGTCCGTTTGCGAGGTTCTCGGAATCAAGGACCTCCGAGCAAAGTGCGAGGGATCAACCAACGTTCAGCATGTGGTCAAGGCGTTCTTCGTGGGATTGCTACAGCAGAAGAGCCATCAGCAGATTGCCGAATCGAAAGGATTGCACGTCGTAGAATTCCGCCCAGAAAATGGAAACTTCCCAAAGGTGGTCGCCAGTCCAACCGCATGCCGAACTGAGGAGGACCTAGAACACAACGAGATCCTGGACTACACGCAGTTTTGCATGGATGGCAAGATTCAGCTCAAAAGGAAGAAGTTCCCGCCATTCTACACCAAGTACCGGTCGTATGAAATCTACATGAAAAAGCGGGAATATTTGCGGAACCAGGACAAGGTGCGGCTGCGGCTGTTGGCGGAAACCGGAGAGGTTCGCAGCTATCTGACCGACAAGTACCCCGAATGTAAAATGGGCCCGGTGCCAAAGGAGGAATGA